One Telluria mixta DNA window includes the following coding sequences:
- a CDS encoding EAL domain-containing protein, with protein sequence MQNCSPEEVRSLLDKIEQLPVPFFKRLIEASNTGIIISDASLPDNPIAYVNPAFERMTGYALYEVVGRNCRFLQRDDRDQPEIALIRHCVENAEVCTALLRNYRKDGSPFWSRMHLFPVHENGSAPTHFVAFLQDVTEVVEAQQAAVQARERLSTVLESISDGCVSLDREWRFTYVNARGAAWIDRAPEDLIGKNMWDEFPEAVGGPFYEAYQHAMHDREVARCENFYAPLGIWLELRVYPSREGVTAFFADVTERKEAETRLLHMATHDSMTGLHNRFSCLRALDEALARSVEDERPVGVLFVDLDHFKEVNDAHGHRAGDNALQEIGRRLGSLAGAGITVARISGDEFVVVLEGMDTEGAKGVAAAVLQHLATPIPVDGHYVSVGGSIGIAIGTGRDYSADELLNNADAAMYEAKDNGRHTFAVFSTTARHLLKQRLELRQDVFSALERRQFVLFYQPQVSAANGAVVGAEALLRWEHPRLGLLAPDLFLPMLEGSPAITAVGAWVCEEACRQAREWELLGYRLRMAVNVSPRQLMDENLPPLLTNIVTHYDLDPECIKLEVTESMLMQDIDKAAAVLRLLQRDGFRIALDDFGTGYSNLSYLRTLPITAIKIDRSFVREIEQDRRCLDIVNGVIAFAKSLKLDVICEGIETELQKEAIRSTGCDVLQGYLIGKPMRAEDFRALLLAQKAEPTQADPGCQPTP encoded by the coding sequence ATGCAGAATTGTTCTCCTGAAGAAGTCCGCTCCCTCCTCGACAAGATCGAACAGTTGCCAGTGCCGTTCTTCAAGCGACTGATCGAGGCGAGCAACACGGGCATCATCATTTCCGACGCCAGCCTGCCGGACAATCCCATTGCCTACGTCAACCCCGCGTTCGAGAGGATGACGGGTTACGCCTTGTACGAAGTTGTCGGCCGCAACTGCCGCTTCCTGCAGCGCGACGACCGCGACCAGCCCGAGATCGCGCTGATCCGCCACTGCGTGGAAAACGCCGAGGTCTGCACGGCGCTGCTGCGCAACTACCGCAAGGATGGCAGCCCGTTCTGGAGCCGCATGCACCTGTTTCCCGTGCACGAGAACGGCAGCGCGCCCACCCACTTCGTCGCCTTCCTGCAGGACGTGACGGAAGTGGTCGAAGCCCAGCAGGCCGCCGTGCAGGCACGCGAACGCCTGAGCACCGTCCTGGAAAGCATCTCCGACGGCTGCGTGTCGCTCGACCGCGAGTGGCGCTTCACGTACGTCAACGCGCGCGGCGCGGCGTGGATAGACCGCGCGCCGGAAGACCTGATCGGGAAGAACATGTGGGACGAGTTCCCGGAAGCCGTCGGCGGCCCGTTCTACGAGGCGTACCAGCACGCGATGCACGACCGCGAAGTCGCCCGGTGCGAGAACTTCTACGCGCCGCTGGGGATCTGGCTGGAACTGCGGGTGTACCCGTCGCGCGAAGGCGTCACCGCGTTCTTCGCCGACGTCACCGAGCGCAAGGAAGCGGAGACGCGGCTCCTGCACATGGCCACGCACGACAGCATGACGGGTCTGCACAACCGCTTCAGCTGCCTGCGCGCGCTCGACGAAGCGCTGGCCCGTTCCGTCGAGGACGAGCGCCCGGTGGGCGTACTGTTCGTCGATCTCGACCACTTCAAGGAAGTCAACGACGCCCACGGCCACCGCGCGGGCGACAACGCGCTGCAGGAAATCGGCCGTCGCCTGGGCAGCCTCGCCGGCGCCGGCATCACGGTCGCGCGCATCAGCGGCGACGAATTCGTGGTCGTCCTCGAAGGCATGGACACCGAAGGCGCGAAGGGCGTGGCCGCGGCCGTCCTGCAGCACCTTGCCACGCCGATTCCCGTCGACGGCCATTACGTGTCGGTCGGCGGCAGCATCGGCATCGCGATCGGCACGGGCCGCGACTACTCGGCCGACGAGCTGCTCAACAACGCGGACGCGGCCATGTACGAAGCGAAGGACAACGGCCGCCACACGTTCGCCGTGTTCTCGACGACGGCGCGCCACCTGCTCAAGCAGCGGCTGGAGCTGCGCCAGGACGTGTTCTCGGCCCTCGAACGGCGCCAGTTCGTGCTGTTCTACCAGCCGCAGGTCAGCGCCGCGAACGGCGCCGTCGTGGGCGCGGAGGCGCTGCTGCGCTGGGAACATCCGCGCCTCGGCCTGCTCGCCCCCGACCTGTTCCTGCCGATGCTGGAAGGCTCGCCCGCCATCACGGCCGTCGGCGCCTGGGTGTGCGAGGAGGCGTGCCGCCAGGCGCGCGAATGGGAATTGCTGGGCTACCGGCTGCGCATGGCGGTGAACGTCTCGCCGCGCCAGCTGATGGACGAGAACCTGCCGCCGCTGCTGACGAACATCGTCACCCATTACGACCTCGACCCCGAGTGCATCAAGCTGGAAGTCACCGAGAGCATGCTGATGCAGGACATCGACAAGGCCGCGGCGGTGCTGCGGCTGTTGCAGCGCGACGGCTTCCGCATCGCGCTCGACGACTTCGGCACGGGCTACTCGAACCTCTCGTACCTGCGCACCTTGCCGATTACCGCGATCAAGATCGACCGCTCGTTCGTGCGCGAGATCGAGCAGGACCGGCGCTGCCTGGACATCGTCAACGGCGTGATCGCCTTCGCCAAGTCGCTCAAGCTGGACGTCATCTGCGAAGGCATCGAGACGGAGCTGCAGAAGGAAGCGATCCGCTCGACGGGATGCGACGTCCTGCAGGGTTACCTGATCGGCAAGCCGATGCGGGCGGAGGATTTCAGGGCGCTGCTGCTGGCGCAGAAGGCCGAGCCGACGCAAGCCGACCCGGGTTGCCAGCCTACGCCGTGA
- a CDS encoding MFS transporter produces the protein MNQRRIMLALFMIYFVFAILLNSVGTVILQVIHTYGVDKGAASVLEGFKDLPIAIVSFFVASTLPRFGYKKAMLVALAIVTAATLAMPMIPAFATAKLLFLCVGVAFALVKVSVYSTIGLVARDRKHHAGITNMLEGFFMVGVLSAYWIFGFFIDADDPASTSWLNVYWLLSGLCAATFLLVLVTSFDEYGAAPPDSRGPAADFIEMLRLFVRPLVYVFVLTAFLSVLVEQAIGSWLPTFNNEILMLPATMSVQVTSIFAGCLAVGRLLAGVVMRRLNWYPVLTVCMLAMGATVLLSLPLTHGIAHDPNVTWATAPVAAFLFPLIGLFMAPIYPGINSVMLSSLPRHQHAPMTGLLVIFSALGGTTGSLITGYVFGHVNGHFAFYLTLVPIVLMVGSLYGFKRQVEKSPAEAVVTA, from the coding sequence ATGAACCAACGACGCATCATGCTCGCCCTGTTCATGATTTACTTCGTGTTCGCCATCCTGCTCAACAGCGTGGGCACGGTGATCCTGCAGGTGATTCACACCTATGGCGTCGACAAGGGCGCGGCGAGCGTGCTGGAAGGGTTCAAGGACCTGCCGATCGCGATCGTGTCGTTCTTCGTCGCGTCGACCCTGCCGCGCTTCGGCTACAAGAAGGCGATGCTGGTGGCGCTGGCGATCGTTACCGCCGCCACGCTGGCGATGCCGATGATCCCGGCATTCGCGACAGCGAAACTGCTGTTCCTGTGCGTGGGCGTCGCGTTCGCGTTGGTGAAGGTGTCCGTGTACTCGACCATCGGCCTGGTCGCGCGCGACCGCAAGCACCATGCGGGCATCACGAACATGCTGGAGGGCTTCTTCATGGTCGGCGTGCTGTCGGCGTACTGGATCTTCGGCTTCTTCATCGATGCGGACGATCCTGCATCGACGAGCTGGCTGAACGTCTACTGGCTGCTCTCGGGCCTGTGCGCAGCGACGTTCCTGCTCGTGCTGGTGACGTCGTTCGACGAATACGGCGCCGCGCCGCCGGACAGCCGCGGGCCGGCCGCCGACTTCATCGAGATGCTGCGCCTGTTCGTGCGGCCGCTCGTGTACGTGTTCGTGCTGACGGCATTCCTGTCCGTCCTCGTCGAGCAGGCGATCGGTTCGTGGCTCCCCACGTTCAACAACGAGATCCTGATGCTGCCGGCCACGATGAGCGTGCAGGTCACGAGCATCTTCGCGGGCTGCCTCGCGGTGGGGCGGCTGCTGGCGGGTGTCGTGATGCGCCGCCTGAACTGGTATCCCGTGCTGACCGTGTGCATGCTGGCGATGGGCGCGACGGTGCTGCTGTCGCTGCCGCTCACGCACGGCATCGCTCACGATCCGAACGTGACGTGGGCGACGGCGCCGGTGGCCGCGTTCCTGTTCCCGCTCATCGGCCTGTTCATGGCGCCGATCTACCCGGGCATCAATTCCGTGATGCTGAGCTCCCTGCCGCGCCACCAGCACGCGCCGATGACGGGGCTGCTCGTGATCTTTTCGGCGCTCGGCGGCACCACGGGGTCCTTGATCACGGGGTATGTGTTCGGGCACGTGAACGGGCATTTCGCGTTCTACCTGACGCTCGTGCCGATCGTGCTGATGGTGGGCAGCCTGTATGGGTTCAAGCGGCAGGTGGAGAAGAGCCCGGCCGAAGCGGTCGTCACGGCGTAG
- the pgmB gene encoding beta-phosphoglucomutase translates to MTSRFKAVIFDLDGVITDTAHYHYLAWKRLADSVEAPFDEAFNEQLKGVDRMGSLELILARAPRTYTPEDKRALADKKNAHYQELIATMTPDDLLPGALRALEDVRAAGLKIGLASVSRNAFTVLDRLGIRDRFDDVVDAATVVNGKPDPEIFLTAAAHLGVDPQDCLGVEDAVAGVASIKDAGMFAVGVGSPEVLQRADRVIPSMAAFRLEDY, encoded by the coding sequence ATGACTTCAAGATTCAAAGCCGTGATCTTCGACCTCGACGGCGTCATCACCGACACGGCCCACTACCACTACCTGGCGTGGAAGCGCCTCGCGGACAGCGTCGAAGCCCCGTTCGACGAAGCCTTCAACGAACAGCTGAAGGGCGTCGACCGCATGGGTTCCCTGGAACTGATCCTCGCACGCGCGCCGCGCACGTACACGCCTGAAGATAAGCGTGCGCTGGCCGACAAGAAGAACGCGCATTACCAGGAACTGATCGCGACGATGACCCCGGACGATTTGCTGCCCGGCGCCCTGCGCGCGCTGGAAGACGTGCGCGCGGCCGGATTGAAGATCGGCCTCGCGTCGGTCAGCCGCAACGCGTTCACGGTGCTGGACCGCCTGGGCATCCGCGACCGCTTCGACGACGTCGTCGATGCCGCGACCGTCGTCAACGGCAAGCCGGATCCGGAGATCTTCCTCACCGCCGCGGCGCACCTGGGCGTCGACCCGCAGGATTGCCTGGGCGTGGAAGATGCCGTCGCGGGCGTCGCGTCGATCAAGGATGCGGGCATGTTCGCCGTCGGTGTCGGCAGTCCGGAGGTGCTGCAGCGCGCGGACCGTGTGATACCGTCGATGGCAGCGTTCCGGCTCGAAGACTACTAA
- a CDS encoding glycoside hydrolase family 65 protein, with amino-acid sequence MENDIDNNSAIAAEAWCIREDALDPARAFLHETLFTLGNGWIGMRGTPDEGTLKRAGQTLEGTYLNGFHDTEAIRYPENAYGLARINEFMLNVPNAKRIAAVIDGERFSLDGGKVLAWERTLDFRTGLLVRTVEWETTTGKRLRIASRRLVSLVHKHVAAIEYAVTPLNFSGAVRIVADIDADVTNLQAGDDPRVGSALTGASLIEAQREVGSEAGAHDVLLLQRTRHSGFTLATATHAVASGAARVEQAGLGHAFDADVEQGATFTVHKYVAYASSRDMAQDAVGPHARAELAQARAAGFDALALEQADYLSRFWEDADVAIAGDDALQQGVHFNQFHLLQSVGRDGKTNIAAKGVTGEGYEGHYFWDTEIYVFPFFLYSRPEIARALLQYRYNGLPKARERARQMAHDKGALYPWRTIAGEECSAYFPAGTAQYHINADVAYSIRLYLLATGDFDFMAEQGAEIVLETARIWTGIGSYDRQHRFCINTVTGPDEYTAIVNNNYYTNAMARMHMTFAADVAERLRAERPADYARVAQAIGLDDAEIKAWRAASAAMYLPYDDALGIHEQDDSFLSKKPWDFANTPTENYPLLLHYHPLVIYRHQVCKQADVVLALLLLSNQFSLDDKRRDFDFYERVTTHDSSLSSCIFSIVASEIGYRDKAYSYFMETARLDLDNTHANTQYGVHTAAMAGTWLGVAYGFAGMRLDEAGMRFAPTLPDQWTGYRFKAQVRDTLLEVSVDATGTDYRLLRGDVLVFAHAGKTVELNAQRTHIRMENK; translated from the coding sequence GTGGAAAATGACATCGATAACAATAGCGCCATCGCCGCCGAAGCGTGGTGCATCCGCGAAGACGCGCTCGACCCGGCGCGCGCTTTCCTGCACGAGACCCTGTTCACCCTGGGGAATGGCTGGATCGGCATGCGCGGCACGCCGGACGAAGGGACGCTCAAGCGCGCCGGCCAGACGCTGGAAGGCACCTACCTGAACGGCTTCCACGACACGGAAGCGATCCGCTATCCGGAAAACGCCTACGGCCTCGCGCGCATCAATGAATTCATGCTGAACGTGCCGAACGCGAAGCGCATCGCGGCGGTCATCGACGGCGAACGGTTTTCTCTCGACGGCGGCAAGGTCCTCGCGTGGGAACGCACGCTGGACTTCCGCACCGGTCTGCTCGTGCGCACGGTCGAGTGGGAGACCACGACAGGCAAGCGCCTGCGCATCGCGAGCCGCCGTCTTGTCTCCCTCGTGCACAAGCACGTCGCCGCGATCGAATACGCCGTCACGCCGCTGAATTTTTCGGGGGCCGTGCGCATCGTCGCGGACATCGATGCGGATGTGACGAATTTGCAGGCCGGCGACGACCCGCGCGTCGGTTCCGCGCTGACGGGAGCCTCGCTGATCGAGGCGCAACGCGAGGTGGGCAGCGAAGCGGGCGCGCACGATGTGCTGCTGCTGCAGCGCACGCGCCACAGCGGTTTCACGCTGGCCACCGCGACGCATGCCGTGGCGTCGGGCGCTGCCCGCGTCGAGCAGGCCGGACTGGGCCACGCGTTCGACGCGGACGTGGAGCAGGGCGCCACGTTCACCGTGCACAAATACGTCGCCTACGCGAGCTCGCGCGACATGGCGCAGGACGCCGTCGGCCCGCACGCACGCGCCGAGCTGGCGCAGGCCCGTGCGGCCGGTTTCGATGCGTTGGCGCTTGAGCAGGCCGACTATCTGTCCCGCTTCTGGGAAGACGCCGACGTGGCCATCGCCGGCGACGACGCCCTGCAGCAGGGCGTGCACTTCAACCAGTTCCACCTGCTGCAATCCGTCGGCCGCGACGGCAAGACGAACATCGCGGCCAAGGGCGTGACGGGCGAGGGCTACGAAGGCCACTATTTCTGGGACACGGAAATCTATGTGTTCCCGTTCTTCCTGTATTCCCGTCCCGAGATCGCGCGCGCGCTGCTGCAGTACCGCTACAACGGCCTGCCGAAGGCACGCGAGCGCGCACGCCAGATGGCGCACGACAAGGGCGCGCTGTACCCGTGGCGCACGATCGCGGGCGAGGAATGCTCCGCGTACTTCCCGGCCGGCACGGCGCAATACCACATCAATGCGGACGTCGCCTACTCGATCCGTTTATACCTGCTGGCCACCGGCGACTTCGACTTCATGGCAGAGCAGGGCGCCGAGATCGTGCTGGAGACGGCGCGCATCTGGACCGGCATCGGCAGCTACGACCGGCAGCACCGCTTCTGCATCAACACGGTGACGGGGCCGGACGAATACACGGCCATCGTCAACAACAACTACTACACGAACGCGATGGCGCGCATGCACATGACGTTCGCGGCGGATGTCGCCGAGCGCCTGCGTGCCGAGCGTCCCGCCGACTACGCGCGCGTGGCGCAAGCCATCGGCCTGGACGATGCCGAGATCAAGGCGTGGCGCGCCGCCAGCGCCGCGATGTATCTGCCGTACGACGACGCCCTCGGCATCCACGAGCAGGACGACAGCTTTCTGTCCAAGAAGCCCTGGGATTTCGCGAACACGCCGACAGAGAATTACCCGCTGCTGCTGCACTACCACCCGCTGGTGATTTATCGCCACCAGGTGTGCAAGCAGGCGGACGTCGTGCTGGCGCTGCTCCTGCTGTCGAACCAGTTTTCGCTCGACGACAAGCGCCGCGACTTCGATTTCTACGAACGCGTGACGACGCACGATTCCTCGCTGTCGTCCTGCATCTTCAGCATCGTCGCGAGCGAGATCGGCTACCGCGACAAGGCGTACAGCTATTTCATGGAGACCGCGCGCCTGGACCTGGACAACACGCACGCGAACACGCAGTACGGCGTGCACACGGCCGCGATGGCCGGCACGTGGCTCGGTGTCGCCTACGGCTTCGCCGGCATGCGCCTCGACGAAGCGGGCATGCGTTTCGCGCCGACGCTCCCCGACCAGTGGACGGGCTACCGCTTCAAGGCGCAGGTCCGGGACACGCTGCTCGAGGTGTCGGTCGACGCCACCGGCACCGACTACCGCCTGCTGCGCGGCGACGTGCTGGTCTTCGCGCACGCCGGCAAGACGGTCGAACTGAATGCACAGCGCACCCACATCCGCATGGAGAACAAATAA
- a CDS encoding LacI family DNA-binding transcriptional regulator has translation MAQAKKTLAGDSAVTMEDLAKIAGVSTITVSRALRDSPLVTENTREKIRKIAQEQGYRFNISARNLRMRRSYSVAVVVEMTPVKGRPMSDPYPLELLGGITQELTTAGYSVVLTSKQLLDTAPVQGADGLILLGQGSHGEAVKALQQTTLPLVVWGAPEEGATYTVVGSDNRKGGASVAERFLEQGRRKLIFVGDVDHAEVQERCAGFIDALSGRATVHILRPKAFTFEAGFDCVTSILKKKNGHSIDGLFAASDLLAMGAIRALTEAGLRVPDDISVIGYDDTPGAASFVPPLTSVHQYLRDGGVLLAKKMLAMIEGQPAHSEMLPTTLIVRHT, from the coding sequence ATGGCGCAAGCGAAGAAAACACTGGCCGGCGACAGCGCCGTGACGATGGAAGACCTGGCGAAGATCGCCGGCGTCTCCACGATCACGGTGTCGCGGGCATTGCGCGACAGTCCGCTCGTGACCGAAAACACGCGGGAAAAGATCCGCAAGATCGCGCAGGAGCAGGGCTACCGCTTCAACATCAGCGCCCGCAACCTGCGCATGCGCCGGTCGTATTCCGTCGCCGTCGTCGTCGAGATGACGCCCGTGAAGGGCCGGCCGATGTCGGACCCGTATCCGCTCGAACTGCTGGGCGGCATCACGCAGGAACTCACCACCGCCGGCTACAGCGTCGTGCTCACGTCCAAACAATTGCTCGACACGGCCCCGGTGCAGGGCGCCGACGGCCTGATCCTGCTGGGCCAGGGCTCGCACGGCGAGGCCGTGAAAGCCTTGCAGCAGACGACCTTGCCGCTCGTCGTCTGGGGCGCGCCGGAAGAGGGGGCCACGTACACGGTCGTCGGTTCGGACAACCGCAAGGGCGGCGCCAGCGTCGCCGAGCGCTTCCTGGAGCAGGGCCGGCGCAAGCTGATCTTCGTGGGCGACGTCGACCATGCCGAGGTACAGGAGCGCTGCGCCGGCTTCATCGACGCGCTGTCCGGCCGCGCCACCGTGCACATCCTGCGTCCGAAGGCGTTCACGTTCGAAGCGGGCTTCGATTGCGTGACGTCGATCTTGAAAAAGAAGAACGGCCACAGCATCGACGGCCTGTTCGCCGCCAGCGACCTGCTGGCGATGGGCGCCATCCGAGCGCTGACGGAAGCGGGCCTGCGCGTGCCCGACGATATTTCCGTGATCGGCTACGACGATACGCCGGGCGCCGCCAGCTTCGTGCCGCCGCTCACGAGCGTCCACCAATACCTGCGCGACGGCGGCGTGCTGCTCGCGAAAAAAATGCTGGCCATGATCGAAGGCCAGCCGGCGCATTCGGAAATGCTGCCGACGACGCTGATCGTCCGCCACACCTGA
- a CDS encoding TonB-dependent receptor: MKNTMQFPQLSAVALAVLALVAQSQAIAQDNVQKEIQQVVVTGTASASGTRKIDTSFSITTATEEQLKQAAPSSTADVLKIVPGVYAEATGGQSGANIEVRGFPSGSDSPFVSVQMNGNPIFPVPVLSFFEGSSAFRLDDTIERVEVLRGGPSTIYSSGQPGATMNFIMKKGGDTPEGSLRFTTGTGSLRRFDGVYSGKIADGWYGMIGGFYRTTNGVRDAGFPADDGGQLSASLTRKLDQGELTVYARSTSDKNAFYTGVPLISSNNGHTISSFPGFDPLRGTLMSNEMRNFTVEAGPGKTLTYDLGDGRGLSSNVVGAEFQQKLNGWDVSNKFNYFKGDLNTIAMFTGNNPLSAADYVSQAISSANGNAAVLAAAGGTAATSGAITYTNGGGTVAGNQQVVQAGLWAVEKKLRSFTDEFRVSKDIGYNNTITAGAYVANYSSHDVWYLGNSHLMTATPNARLIDVKLNNGAVVSKNGTDGNVFYAPIASYDGRNTAVFVADEWRINDRIKVDAGMRHEKQHISGSISNLASSDTDNNALTVYNNGTSQPTGSFTGLSRDDTANSFTAGGLYKLTKDSSVFVRANQGHTFIYFDDLRNAGTQDVVNDRNRVPTPKVTQYEIGYKTATPLYSAYVNAFFTDFTGISFQQITTSGVLYSVSGSHGKGVEFELAVRPIAGLQLQLTGDWQDSTYKDNPTIAGNQVQRQPKFQYRFSPSYRLPVGDYALRFYGTYSHIGARWADQQNTQYLPSYNTLDLGILAELSDKLEFRVTGTNVNNSLGLTEGNSRLVGASTGPINARPIFGRAWEASLTYRF; this comes from the coding sequence ATGAAAAACACCATGCAGTTTCCGCAACTGTCGGCAGTTGCCCTCGCTGTCCTCGCACTCGTCGCCCAGTCCCAGGCCATCGCTCAGGACAATGTTCAGAAAGAAATCCAGCAAGTCGTCGTGACCGGTACGGCATCGGCCTCCGGTACGCGCAAGATCGACACGAGCTTCTCGATCACGACCGCGACCGAAGAACAACTGAAGCAGGCGGCGCCGTCCAGCACGGCCGACGTGCTGAAGATCGTTCCAGGCGTGTACGCCGAAGCGACGGGCGGCCAGTCCGGCGCCAACATCGAGGTGCGCGGCTTCCCGTCGGGCAGCGACTCGCCGTTCGTCTCCGTGCAGATGAACGGCAACCCGATCTTCCCGGTCCCGGTGCTGTCGTTCTTCGAAGGCTCGTCCGCGTTCCGCCTGGATGACACGATCGAGCGCGTGGAAGTGCTGCGCGGCGGTCCGAGCACGATTTATTCGAGCGGCCAGCCGGGCGCCACGATGAACTTCATCATGAAGAAAGGCGGCGACACGCCGGAAGGCAGCCTGCGCTTCACGACGGGCACCGGCAGCCTGCGCCGCTTCGACGGCGTCTACAGCGGCAAGATCGCCGACGGGTGGTACGGCATGATCGGCGGCTTCTACCGCACGACGAACGGCGTGCGCGACGCCGGCTTCCCGGCCGACGACGGCGGCCAGCTGTCCGCGTCCCTCACCCGCAAGCTGGACCAGGGCGAGCTGACCGTCTACGCCCGCTCGACGTCCGACAAGAACGCGTTCTACACGGGCGTGCCGCTGATCTCGTCGAACAACGGCCACACGATCTCGTCATTCCCCGGCTTCGACCCGCTGCGCGGCACCCTGATGAGCAACGAGATGCGCAACTTCACGGTGGAAGCCGGTCCGGGCAAGACGCTCACGTACGACCTGGGCGACGGCCGCGGCCTCTCGTCGAACGTGGTCGGCGCGGAGTTCCAGCAAAAGCTGAACGGCTGGGACGTGTCGAACAAGTTCAACTACTTCAAGGGCGACCTGAACACGATCGCCATGTTCACGGGTAACAACCCGCTGAGCGCGGCCGACTACGTGAGCCAGGCCATCTCCTCCGCCAACGGCAATGCCGCCGTGCTGGCGGCGGCAGGCGGCACGGCGGCCACGAGCGGCGCGATTACGTACACGAACGGCGGCGGCACCGTCGCGGGCAACCAGCAGGTGGTGCAGGCCGGCCTGTGGGCCGTCGAGAAGAAGCTGCGCTCGTTCACCGACGAATTCCGCGTCAGCAAGGACATCGGCTACAACAACACGATCACGGCCGGCGCCTACGTGGCGAACTATTCGTCGCACGACGTCTGGTACCTCGGCAACAGCCACCTGATGACCGCGACGCCGAACGCGCGCCTCATCGACGTCAAGCTGAACAACGGCGCCGTCGTCTCCAAGAACGGCACGGACGGCAACGTGTTCTACGCGCCGATCGCCTCGTACGACGGCCGCAACACGGCGGTGTTCGTCGCCGACGAATGGCGCATCAACGACCGCATCAAGGTCGACGCCGGCATGCGCCACGAGAAGCAGCACATCTCGGGCTCGATCTCGAACCTGGCATCCAGCGACACGGACAACAATGCGCTGACCGTCTACAACAACGGCACGTCGCAGCCCACGGGCAGCTTCACGGGCCTGTCGCGCGACGACACCGCGAACTCGTTCACCGCGGGCGGCCTGTACAAGCTGACCAAGGATTCCAGCGTGTTCGTGCGCGCCAACCAGGGTCACACGTTCATCTACTTCGACGACCTGCGCAACGCCGGCACGCAGGACGTCGTGAACGACCGCAACCGCGTCCCGACGCCGAAAGTCACGCAGTACGAGATCGGCTACAAGACCGCGACGCCGTTGTACAGCGCCTACGTGAACGCGTTCTTCACGGACTTCACGGGCATCTCGTTCCAGCAGATCACGACGTCGGGCGTACTGTATTCGGTGAGCGGCTCGCACGGCAAGGGCGTGGAATTCGAATTGGCCGTGCGCCCGATCGCGGGCCTGCAACTGCAGCTGACGGGCGACTGGCAGGATTCGACGTACAAGGACAATCCGACCATCGCCGGCAACCAGGTGCAGCGCCAGCCGAAGTTCCAGTACCGCTTCTCGCCGAGCTACCGCCTGCCGGTGGGCGACTACGCACTGCGCTTCTACGGCACCTACTCGCACATCGGCGCGCGCTGGGCGGACCAGCAGAACACCCAGTACCTGCCGTCGTATAACACGCTGGACCTGGGCATCCTGGCCGAGCTGTCGGACAAGCTGGAATTCCGTGTCACGGGCACCAACGTGAACAATTCGCTGGGCCTGACGGAAGGTAACTCGCGCCTTGTCGGCGCCAGCACCGGCCCGATCAACGCCCGTCCGATCTTCGGCCGCGCGTGGGAAGCGTCGCTCACCTACCGCTTCTGA
- a CDS encoding prohibitin family protein — protein MNRVSLNVGVKLVLAVVVLILLFALAPFGTVPAGYRGVMTTFGSPSDQVLSEGIHFRIPLAQKLNLVNVSIQKGEGDGDAASRDLQTVHTRVALNYHVRPDAAMTVFRDLGNEPGQRIIIPAVQEAVKAVTARFTAEELIAKRTDVRDQIVTQLRERLARHGIVVDEFSIVNFNFSRSFNEAIEAKTTAEQLKLKAERDLQRIEVEAKQRVAQAKAEAESLAVQRQQVTPELIRLREMENQRAAIEKWDGKLPSVSGGAVPFINVGNGVK, from the coding sequence ATGAATCGAGTGTCGTTGAACGTGGGCGTGAAGCTCGTCCTCGCCGTGGTCGTGCTGATCCTGCTGTTCGCGCTGGCACCGTTCGGGACGGTGCCGGCCGGCTACCGCGGCGTGATGACGACGTTCGGCAGCCCGAGCGACCAGGTGCTGAGCGAGGGCATCCACTTCCGCATACCGCTGGCGCAAAAGCTCAACCTCGTCAACGTGTCGATCCAGAAGGGCGAAGGCGACGGCGACGCCGCCTCGCGCGACCTGCAGACCGTGCACACCCGCGTGGCGCTGAACTACCACGTCCGCCCGGATGCCGCGATGACGGTGTTCCGCGACCTGGGCAACGAGCCGGGCCAGCGCATCATCATCCCGGCCGTGCAGGAAGCGGTGAAGGCCGTCACGGCGCGCTTCACGGCCGAGGAGCTGATCGCCAAGCGTACCGACGTGCGCGACCAGATCGTCACCCAGCTGCGTGAAAGGCTGGCACGCCACGGCATCGTGGTGGACGAGTTCTCGATCGTGAACTTCAATTTCTCGCGCTCGTTCAATGAGGCGATCGAAGCGAAGACGACGGCCGAGCAGCTCAAGCTGAAGGCGGAACGCGACCTGCAGCGCATCGAGGTGGAAGCGAAACAGCGGGTGGCCCAGGCCAAGGCCGAAGCCGAATCGCTGGCCGTGCAGCGCCAGCAGGTGACGCCGGAACTGATCCGCCTGCGCGAAATGGAAAACCAGCGCGCGGCCATCGAGAAGTGGGATGGCAAGCTGCCGAGCGTGTCGGGTGGGGCGGTGCCGTTCATTAACGTAGGCAACGGCGTTAAGTGA